tctgcTAACTCATAATTCATCTATCAATTTTCAGAGCTtgtttttttacgtaaaattgaCATGCAGTATCAGATTTGACGCAAAACgttaaaattttgagatatttgaggttaggtgctgtcaaaatattgttttcaattcCTTTGAGGTTTTGTGAAGAAAGAACGTTTTCTGTTTTTTCACCGCCGATTCGACTAATCgcaaatttcatttcatatgtCTTATTTTTTCACACATTTCGATATAAATCTCAGATATCGATTCACTTTCTTGTATTTATAATCGATTCTGCATCGAGTTATACGTTAATCGATTCATTTTTGTATCTAATATGAAacgaacattttcaataatttttctacgTAAAATTGACATCGAGTATCAGATTTGACGCAAAACGTTAAAATTCTgagattaaattataaaaaataaatttgaggttaagtgctgacaaaatattgttttcaactcctttgaggttatgtgaagaAAGaacattttctgttttttcaccgaataatttgaataatcgCAAACTTCATTCATAcgacttatttttttatatagttggAAGCAAATCCCAGaaattgtcacttttttgtttttataatcgattatatttctttctttaatCGATTTGTTTGAACTATTTTTGTAtatcataaaacaattttttggtcAATTGATGTCAATTCCAAAGATTTTGTGacttaaatttcaatttccatCAATACGcgtcaaaattttaaaatattcaaggtTATATACTGTAAAATATGGGTTATAACTACTTTTGAGATTATGTGATACAAAAACGagatttttccgggttttcctTTCGCCGTCCCTTGAATAATCGCTGAATCTACTTtctataatcgattatatttcgAATAGTTCAGTAATcgatttattgatttatttttgagcTTTAGACGGtcattttgaaagattttttgaCGAAAACTTCAAAATTGGCAACCAAATTGCCCCACTacgtcaaaatttcaaaatatttgaagttatatactgtcatttttgaggttatctactgtgaaaaatcgtttttgaggttatttactgtaaaaaatcgtttttgaGGTTTTGTGATTTAAAGGTATGTTTCgatgtgaaaaaaaataaaataaaaccttctgcatgttttgataaaatataattatgatatatacagtcaagttaaaaaaaatatatgaaatcacTTATTTTCCGTATCCAAGCAAAAATCAGCCAAAAATTCGAGCAACATTGTAAACTGATTACAATTACTCCTATTTTCgttaaatattttcacaaattctcgcataaaataacaaacattatTAACAACAGCCTAAAACAAAACACACTCGACTAAACtaaacgaaaaataataaaaattgatatcaaaaattctttatcacaaaaaattcgtctcaaatatttatttccaataattgatgaaatagaAATTAACTTGGCAACATGATGTACCTTGAATTTATAACCTAACATTGGCGGTCCCATTCTCTCAAACAAAGCCACATAATTAATTACATCGTTGCCAAGTTTTACTTTCCaattaatggatttttttaatttctatagaaaaatgtatatttaaaaaaaggggAGACATAGATAAATCATCAGTTTATTACCTGTTCCCAATCTTTTCTAAAGAAAGCGATGCATTGGCTTTCGAAATTATCACAGCGAACGACGTTTTCGATTATAAGAAGAGCTACTAACTCGGCAAAAGCCTTCCAAGATGCCCGTTGATTTTTACTATCATTCATCAAAGTTATATTCCTTGGCGATAAAAGATCGTTAAATAAATTGTCTCTAGTTTTTGAATAccaaatccaaatttttattaacaatttccaTAGATCGTTTTGGGGCATTAAATCCAATCGTCGAGCAACTAAAAACATATTACACAGCGTTGCCAGAATTGAAAGATTTTCTCTGATGTGCAGGAActtgatataaaattgaataaatcgtTCAGTAACTCGAAAATTGTCACACAGTGTTACCAGAATTAGAAGATTTCCTTCGGtacgaataaaaaatatcatccaATGTTGccagaattaaaaaattgaatttaatataaaattaaatcaaatcgTCGAGCAGCTTCATAAAAATCACACAGTGCTGCCAGAATTGGAAGATTTCCTTTGAtatggagaaaaatatattacagtGTTGCTAGCATTGAAAGATTTCTTCTGATATGAAGgagtttgatataaaattaaatcaaaatagtcaaacaattggaaaaatttcattttaaatgtgATACTTATCTTAAAAATCGCTACAGCGTTGCCAGAATTGAAGGAACTCCTTCTAAATGGCGTGGAGTGGCTACAGGTTCACCGGAATTTAAGGATTTCAATCTATATGAAGTGGAATTGAATCAAAAAGTGAAACAACCGAGAAAATGTTATACCTGAGAAGATACCCCTCTAAAAATCACTACAGCGTTGTCAAAATTGAAAGATTtctaatttactatttttttagtaaaatttcatttcaaaaaatcgatcaaataaaaattttactatatGTAATTGAAAATCTGGCAACATCGCGACGTTACTACTATTCAACAAGCTAGAAGTCATTTAAAGCAActaagtaaaaattaaaaaaatataaacaaattacttAAATCGGGTAAAAAATATAGTCGTACTCACTTAGCAACAACGAAAAATCTAATAGACAGTtacaaatatttgaggttatgatgTCGTTGACGTCACATCTGGCGGTTAAAGTCGTATAAGCTTTCGCGACAATGTCAAGGACTGTTTTTTTATCGACGTTATCAGTACCATCTAAAATATCTACAGATGTGGtctgaaaatttaaataactatttaaatacCCCCGGAGAAAACAGAGATCagtttatttttccaataacattataaataaacttaaaattttttcGAGTATAGTGAAAATCGGAAATGAATACGTCAAGGTTTCAGAATGtttgaaatttgaggttttgTAGAGAAAGGATCGGATGTTAAGCAAAAAAGGTCATTTAAAAAAGTAATGACCGAAGTGGCCAATatataatgttgaaaattattatttttgagtgtatTCGTAGTAATATAACTTtcatattgaattgaaaatcacatcaatattttgacatattatagtaataaaatggaaaaatgtcGTTTCCGACTACTTTTAAGGTTATGTAAAGAAAGTATGGTTTGCTAAAAAAGAAGAACATTCGGAGTTGACTGGGAATGTCAATATTTTGACAACTTTGACATAATATGATGTGAAAATAggatttacaaataattttgagaTTATGTAGATAAAGTATTATGTGCTAGAAACCGTCAATATTTAGACAAATTTGAGATCATATTGTGTGAAAACACCATTTCCAACTAATTTTGAGATTATGTAGGGAAAGTATATGTGCTAAAGGAAAAGAAAACTCGGCGTTGTCTAAAACTGTCAATATTTCGacaattttgacataatatgATGTGAAAATAGCATTTCTAACTAATGTTAAGGTTATGTAGAGAAAGTATTATGTGCTAAAAAAGAAGAACACATTtgacgtttaaaaaaaataatttcaaatcagaACAGACATAAATttaagacgatttagaaacataccatcaaaattttgacatatttgaaataattgacgcCTACTTTTAATGTTAGATAAACAAACATCCGTAAAATGAGTATTTATCTGTGTGTATACTCTAAAATGGCTGCATAACTGTTTATTACaatagaaaactgaaataaaacaGTTTTGGAGATAAATTCGAATAATTTTCCCTAAATGTCCaccttttctatttttttccagCGAAAGTAGTAGGGGGTGACCGGAAATGAATGTTGATACCTTCAAAATGGCtgaacgaatttttttaaactcgTAGTCGTTTTCTCAAGTTATTAGCACAGAAAGAGATTTATTTAGATTGTATATCCgttagatagatagatagatagagtCAGTTTAGAAAAATTCCTTTTCAAACATACCAAATTTGACAAAATCCTTTCaaccattttgaaattatcGACTTTCGGCCATTTTAGAAAACTTTTCGTCAATTAATTATCGATATAGGAATTGTTAAACTGAGCACCCggtataaaaattacaaaaaacaagttttctcgattaaaatgataaaaaaatttcgaaaaaaacgtagaatctcaaaattaaaaatattacgtCTATCCCCTATCGTCCATTTTAGaaattccataataattttgGACATCTCCAAAAAACGTTGATTctcaaaattaaaaacgataTTATGCCCCCTTTCGGCCATTTTAGaaattccataataattttgGACATCTCCAAAAACGTTGACTctcaaaattaaaaacgataTTATGCCCCCTATCGGCCATTTTAGaaattccataataattttgGACATCTCCAAAAAACGTTGATTctcaaaattaaaaacgataTTTTGCCCCCTATCGGCCATTTAAGaaattccataataattttgaacatCTCCAAAAAACGTTGattcacaaaattaaaaatgatattacgCCCCCTATCGGCCATTTTAGaaattccataataattttgGACATCTCCAAAAAACGTTGaatctcaaaattaaaaatgatattacgCCCCCTATCGGCCATTTTAGaaattccataataattttgaacatCTCCAAAAAACGTTGattcacaaaattaaaaatgatattacgCCCCCTATCGGCCATTTTAGaaattccataataattttgaacatttccaAAAAACGTTGATTctcaaaattaaaaacgataTTTTGCCCCCTATCGGCCATTTAAGaaattccataataattttgGACATCTCCAAAAAACGTTGACTctcaaaattaaaaacgataTTTTGCCCCCTATCGGCCATTTTAgaatttccataataattttggACATCTCCAAAAAACGTTGATTctcaaaattaaaaacgataTTTTGCCCCCTATCGGCCATTTAAGaaattccataataattttgGACATCTCCAAAAAACGTTGaatctcaaaattaaaaatgatattacgCCCCCTTTCGGCCATTTTAGAAATTCAATAATAAGTTTGGACATTTTGTCTTagtcacaatttttttcaccttTGGGTTAACTAATTTTTGACATAGGACCCTTTTAAACTGAACACCCGgtataaaaattgcaaaaaccAAGTTTTTTCGATTAGaatgacaaaaaatttcaaaaaactaagGTTAGaatacgtaaaatttttgtgctttaaaatttttatttatttaaataccccgtatattcgagaaattttttaaataatgaaaaatttgtagaaattcctatcaaaaataatttttttataaaaaaatcgaaaagtaaatcaatatcaaaattaagAACTTACcttaattttttccaacaaatgaAAAGCGCTCAAAGAATCCTCATCGTGACTTTCCCTTCTACCAATCGAAggtaaagaaaaaacaattttatcatCCCCATTTTTCTTATTGccgttgataaaaattttattcaactcCTTTTCGAAATCTTTCGTAAATATACTAATAGTCACGTGACAATTCATCCACTGTGTCAATCTTTCTTTACACATTCTAGAAgctatcgaaacgcacgtcaacTTCGTTTGAGAAAGGGTATCGATAGCTAGAAGATTTTCTATACTGATCGGTAACCTCACACGAAGAATGCTAGACACTTCTGCCGAACATTTTTCGTttaagaaaattagattttcttGAGCTAACTGCGAAATTTTCATCCTAAGAATAATCTAGAAAAACGAATAACTTGCGACAAATTGATAACAGTGACAACAAAGTCAAGAGAATCGTAGCTAACCCGCCATTATCGTGTTACCGACAGTTCCCGATCGACTTGACGACAGATAAACGCGGGAACGAACACTACAACTTCTGAAACAGTGTTGCCGCGtcgtaaaaatatttgtttatagacatcgattattatttagttaaacTACGATTCacgaaataaattatcaatatactCAAACATATTTATACAAGGTGGCAACGCTGTTTCTAGTATATAAAGTGTTGTACTAGTtggaattattaataattcgaGGTTAAACACGTTTACTGCCGGCATTAAAATCGGATCATTTCTACATTTATGATATGtgtacgagggtggttcaataataaaaaaattaattaattagttacagaactgaaattttttacagtttttctacGTCACATACTTTTACCACATCTTCTAAACGTTTCGGAtgtttttttcgtaataatcgCTCGGCTAGTCATCCAGATATATAATAATCGCGTGGTGATAAATCGGGGCTATAAGAAGGGCGTTCCAATGTTTTCTAACCCAGCTGTAAGCGGTGCGGCGTTGTCTTGCAGCAATACGGATTGGAACACGGCGTCATTTTGATCTGTAGACAGGTTACTACAATGCGCAGTCACAGTTCGTTGTTCGGTTAGAAAATCAACACCAACACCTTCCCGCTTTGATAATATAACCTCCGCTTTAACTGGGGCGCCTTCTTCTTTCTTCCTCATCTCCATATCGTCTCCCAAAATGAGTTATTTGTACTACGGTGACGCTCTCGTGGGTAACACTTGCTCTAGGGCAAGTTTACCATCACTTTTCGACCTTTCCGGAAAGCGGAACACCTTTTATATAATTGAGTCCTGGAGAAGCACGAATTTTCGcgtattttacattatttatcaccaaaaaacgaaaaatgaagCGTTGCGCAACGGCTACTGGTACAACCTCAACTAAGAAGTGAGGTTATACGATTCCGACTAAATTTTTTCGCGCGTTTATTCACAAATtccgatttatatttgaatcgcCCTCGTATATTCAGCGTTACTTACCCGGTGATTATTTTCTTGTATCGTAGATGTTGTTTGTGattgtaaaaatgtttttattgttttcaatgcTTCTTTTCTAATAGTTGGTACTATTGTATTACAAATATGTTTTACGCAAGTGGAAGCTAAACGTTCACTCACGAATTCGATTGTTTTTTTAACGGAATCCGGTTGACcgttgaaaaatgtttcttctagTTGTTGCTAAAATCGAATATTCCAAAATGCACAcgaatataacctcaaaatgggaaacttttaacataaatatagatattttcgGTTAGGTCTGATCCGTAGACCATACAATTGCTTGGATTGCTATTTTGgtctaaaaaatgttaaataagaTCATGTATTTGAatcgttttttgaaaaattttatcctttttttatgaaaatgaatcGAAAATCTTCACTAGTTGAGGTTAATCCCAATGGATGTATTGAGACTTGTGCAAAATTAGACATGTTGTCGTTGTATAGGTAACAAAGACGAAACCATAAATATACAATGAACCATATAAGTGGAAAGGGGATGCATGATCATAGAGGATAGAAGTAGAAAAAGGAGATAGCAGTAAAGAAGATCGATCCCCATCGAATTGGATTAGGTTGAAATGTAGTTCTTCCCAAAATGCATCGTCCTGGAAGGTCTATTCAAGTTTTTGTGGGTAAAAAACCATGACCAGAGAAGATAGAAGTTGAAAGGGAGACAGCAGGAAAGGAGATCGATCCCCATCGGATTGGATTAGGTTGGAAGGTAGTTCTTCCCAAAATGCATCGTCCTGGAAGGTCTCTTCAAGTTTTTGTGGGTAAAAAACCATGACCAGAGAAGATAGAAGTTGAAAGAGAGACAGCAGTATCATATATCGACCCCACAGGGTGAGATTTAGGTTAGAAGGTAGTTCTTCCCAAAATCCATCGTCCTGGAAGGTCTTTTCAAGTTTTTGTGGGCAAAGAACCATGACCAGAGAAGATAGAAGTTGAAAAGGAGACAGCAGTATCATATATCGACCCCACGCCGTGAGATTTAGGTTAGAAGGTAGTTCTTCCTAAAATCCATTGTCCTGGAAGGTCTTTTCACGTTTTTGTGGGCAAAGAACCATGACCAGAGAAGATAGAAGTTGAAAAGGAGACAGCAGTAACATATATCGACCCCATGGGGTGAGATTTAGGTTAGAAGGTAGTTCTTCCCAAAATCCATCGTCCTGGAAGTTCTCTTTAAGTTTTTGTGTGTATAGGATCATGATCAGCTGGATAAAAGTAAAAAGAAGGGTAACTGTAAAGAATATCGAGTACTTTGGTTGGGATTTATGGTGGTAGATAGTTTTTTTCTAAGTTCTCATCCTGGAAAGGTTTCTTCAAGTTTTTGCATATAATTACCCCAAAATCACaagttttaaacaaattttgtcacaatttaaGATTTTTAACTCACCTCCAAACgttttttcgatatttgttCTGAAGATTCCACCGCAGATACTGGAGTAATGTGTTTTACAGTCACCGTACAATTCCCTATACTGTtggtcaatatttttttaatttcttccaaatatggacaacagaaatataaaatattttgatccaCTATAGAAATATCGTCCAATGTATtacattttcttataaaatgtACGTTTTTACTTTTCCGAAACGTCGTATAATCGGCATCGGGGAATTTGGGTAAATCGAATAACCAACCCaaagaaaattgtattaaaGCGTTGTtgtaatcgatttttttcgaagttttttcgtaagaatgataaatttgataaaGCAGTTCGTATAAAGACAAATAATAAGGGAGCCTCAACGTGACATAATCCAACATCGAAAGATACTTCACTAACCAAGCTATTAGTAGTACCACCCTGTTGTTTTTTATAGAcgacaacaataatttttttacgtcgAAACAAGGCGTTTtctaaaaatacgaaaatttcaatcgaaatgttcaaaaaaaagaaagaaaaattatacaaaaccTTATCTCTTATTTTGAAATGACTTTCGAGCGTATTTTCGGGATAATTATTAACTTCTGACTTATACGGTATACTCTCAACGAATCCTAAAAACTTTGCGAGCattcgtaaattttttatatttataaaaaaagattgtCTGATATTAGAATCGACTTCGATAtctagaaaaaaacaaatacgaCGAtgcaaattgaatttttttttttttttggaaatattaccTGATTCTTCCAAGCCCGCCAAATCGAACGTTGCCGCATTTAATTCGATTATTTCAGCTATGAAAGCATCTCGTAAATGTACGTTGAAATTGTGATTTGCTGATATTAATAtgaattctttataaaattcttGATAACCGAAAAAATGCGGTAAAGAATTTAAACCGTTTGAAGATTGTTTGGTTACCAGACGATTTTTTAATCTGCTCAATTTTCCTGGATCgatatttggaaaattactAAGTAATTGATCTTCATCTAACCCTTCTTCCTACGAATTCAGCAAACATACTTTTATTcaccaaaaaaaatcaaagtcaCTTTGATTTACACGAGAACTGGTTAACCAATTTCTGTTATTtacataatcaatttttttataaggaaTCTTATAACGTATCTGCCCGATttgaaatcataataaaaacacgTTATTATAGCGTTTTCGTGGTCGTAAAATCCATTTACAATTCAATCGAAATCATTTTCCATAGTTCGTATTAAAATTGTGGAAATGTGTTTAAATATGGCAACGTTTGAAATTTACCGTTAGTACTTATGCTAAATAATGAAACGTAATCCTCGCAGCGTTGCCACGTGTTTACTATTTTAGTGGGATATATGTAcaattgatatattattgtataattatCCATTGGCGTACGTAAATTAATTTCGATATCGTTGaatgatgattttattttaaaatttgatttgtttacattttttcacGAGCGTTTGCCGGTTTTATCACTCTTTAACGACAATTCAATCAAAATCTTAATCATTTTCCATacttcatattaaatatttactaaaattatcgAAATGTGAACAAATATGGCAACGTTTGAAATTTACCATTAGTTTTTACGCTAAATAATGAAACGTAATTATCGCAGCGTTGCCAAGTGTTTACCATTTTAGTGGGATATACGTACAATTAATATATAGATTTTATCTCGTTTATTTCGCGCGTTTGCCGGTTTTATCAGTCTTTAACGACAAAtcaatcgaaatatttaatcacTTTCCATAGTtcgtattaaatatttattaaaattgtgcAAATATGTTGAGATATGGCAACGTTTGAAATTTACTTTTCGTGAGATAAAAGTATAATTCGACATCATTGAATGATTTATTCTAAAATTCAAAAGTTACTGTTGTAAAACAAATTGTAATTTAGCATAATTACATTGATTCcatggaaaaatcaaaatattttgggaATATTTCAACATCGGTCCTGGTTACGATTATAATTAAACACATTAGTGAAGCGTTTTCTATGTCgtaaaatccatttatcgataTTTCGTACGTTGGAAATTGATACTTTCAGTTATTCCAACAATTAAGTCACGTGATTTCCGGTTTGGCTTTTTGGACTAATTTTTGATTTCTGGGATgtcgataaatggattttacGACATCGAAAACGCTAAAGTGTTCAATTATAATTGTAACCAGGGCCGATCTTGAAATATTCccaaaatgttttgatttttctatggGTTCAATGTAAATATGTATAAAGT
This genomic interval from Diorhabda sublineata isolate icDioSubl1.1 chromosome 7, icDioSubl1.1, whole genome shotgun sequence contains the following:
- the LOC130447022 gene encoding codanin-1 is translated as MSNILIQQLINNEISFDCFKNWILSQDNGTNFKCSQSDFLTYFLNFIHGEINIEKKFGSDSVKNTPTKLKPTIEVQEFSSKSSLSDKSSTFPSSSRKSLEKSFNLSTPKSSSNSELFSGYCSPISPLYKERNFTTPKYKNSVCLGDFLIKSTKKKSVCKNICDGSNRRITPTSLVNITKESFVSSNSFNNFNETKEISGKNTKSNRLFRPESSLENKLDNNQSDTSISDQIEPQLNFVSYKKQLNIFSDIYIFLLRNKLVLNVTAEMYFLISLLVVKKPVSQCKNEYSDVGIDFLKDDVYTLNISEYFNNVHNIIYFTVRCLETMFDVLKYYDKSTLKLLSLNGKLKEFSPTFSEKLAKLSETKPERRFETVRRGCNVCYNLDTDTKSNFPSEMSFLAFRKQRDLFYEILRIWEKNRLLGGWSFQVGLGGKIRSLMCLHNDPTNFMHLAKLFKAQLIASCGMAETEEGLDEDQLLSNFPNIDPGKLSRLKNRLVTKQSSNGLNSLPHFFGYQEFYKEFILISANHNFNVHLRDAFIAEIIELNAATFDLAGLEESDIEVDSNIRQSFFINIKNLRMLAKFLGFVESIPYKSEVNNYPENTLESHFKIRDKKTPCFDVKKLLLSSIKNNRVVLLIAWLVKYLSMLDYVTLRLPYYLSLYELLYQIYHSYEKTSKKIDYNNALIQFSLGWLFDLPKFPDADYTTFRKSKNVHFIRKCNTLDDISIVDQNILYFCCPYLEEIKKILTNSIGNCTVTVKHITPVSAVESSEQISKKRLEQQLEETFFNGQPDSVKKTIEFVSERLASTCVKHICNTIVPTIRKEALKTIKTFLQSQTTSTIQENNHRIILRMKISQLAQENLIFLNEKCSAEVSSILRVRLPISIENLLAIDTLSQTKLTCVSIASRMCKERLTQWMNCHVTISIFTKDFEKELNKIFINGNKKNGDDKIVFSLPSIGRRESHDEDSLSAFHLLEKIKTTSVDILDGTDNVDKKTVLDIVAKAYTTLTARCDVNDIITSNICNCLLDFSLLLIARRLDLMPQNDLWKLLIKIWIWYSKTRDNLFNDLLSPRNITLMNDSKNQRASWKAFAELVALLIIENVVRCDNFESQCIAFFRKDWEQAVVNNVCYFMREFVKIFNENRSNCNQFTMLLEFLADFCLDTENK